GTGGAGTTCCAGTTTTGACAAACTTTGACAGCATTAGAAAGGAAAGTGTGTGAGGGTTTTCtataattcattactttttgttGCCTTCCCAATCGACCATTTCTATCCTCAGAACGTAAGGCACACTGGACTGAACAGACAACAGATGCATCTTCTCATTGCCCAGCCAGAACTCTGTTCTGTCATCTGGCGAAAGGTACCCAAAGCCTTCCTTGTACTGAATCCAGTTTCTGTTAAAGTCAACGCTCCCGTCACTTCTCTGAAAAACATTTAACCAATTCATTTTGATTGACATTCAACACttgttttttatgaaataattttgtgtttctttagaaaatgtctATAGAAAATGTGTACCCTCTGAAGGACAGTCCATCCTCTTCCAAAGCTGTCTATCTCACAGTAGACCAGGAATGGTTCTTGAGCTCTGGCTGGTTTCACGTAGTAGAGTCCACTAACCTTACCGCCTTTGTTCGCGATGTCCTGACAGTCTGAGGATAAAGTGTACAAATATGCTGCAGCGCTCTACTCTTGTAAAAATGCTTCAATCAGTGTTGCAACATCTATCACTTTTTTACCTTTGCCTGTTATTGTCTGAATTTCCACGGTGTCTTTGCAGGGCTCTTTGCACATCTGGTCCAGCTGGAGAGACATCTGCTTTAGATCgaccatttttttctcattagcTTGTAGGGTCGCCTGCAGTTGACTAGGCAGAGGGAAATAAAACCCATTAGGATTGTGATTTGTTAAGTGACGCCTGTTTATTAAATAGGACTAAAACAAGGTATCAAAAAGTTCTCACTATATTTGATCCTCCTGAGTGACAATGCTCTTCTCAAACCGTAGTATATCATCCAGCATGCTTGAGGATTTTTTGATGTATGTATCTGATAAACAAATTAACGTTACTctcataaacaacattaaaaacaaaccagATACTTAACAAGGACAAAGAATTCAAAGGTTAGAACTAGACTGCCTTTATGTACTGTTATTTTATATGAGGAATCTGAGATCTTATCCAAAACTGTATGTAGGATTTTTTCGCACTATGAAGTATTAAAGGGTGCTACCTGTTGATTGCTTTTGCGCTTGTGTTTCTGAGTCTTTCAGGTAGACCACTTTGTCCTGTGCTCCTCTGGTAAGGTTGGCGATTTCCTCCAGATCTTGTTCCATTAGGTCCAGCTGTCTGTCCACATCAGGTTTGTACCGGTGCAGGTAATCTGCGACTCCACATGTGGTTGGGCAGTATTTCCCCttcaagagaaagaaaaaaaaaacgtgagcACCCTTAAAAACGCTGACAGATACACTGAATATTTTAAATGGAATTCGGAATAGATGTCTAATGCCATACTTACAAAACCATCGTTGGGGTTACATTGTTCTTGTGATGGTGAATAGTCCCCTCTCATTTGCTTAGGGTGaaaaagcaagaaaaagaaGATTAGCAAATAAACCTTACAACAAATTTGCCATTGCAGTGAAAGTAAAATTCTGTGTCGCTCACCGCTGTCGATAACGTCGACAGCAGAAGAAGAAAAGCAGCCACATGTATGAACTGAGCCATGTTGGTCCTGCAGTCTTTGTGAGTGACCGTTGACTACCGCAGTATATTTATCCGATCAAGGTCCTACTCAGAGATGGAGATAACGGTCCACTATACAAATAAGAGATACCACCACCCCTTCATACTCACTGCCTGACTCAGAACTAACCGTAAATGCTTCAGCATTTAAGTCAACATGTCCATGCTAATGTCCAAGTACAAAGTAATGTACGTAAATAAGGAACGCAGCAGAATGAAGAATTTTATTACTGAAGATAGCCAAAATATCTCACTGAATAGACTGTAGGTACACATGTTAACCATATCACtgcttgtttaaaatgtttatcattCAAAATAAAGGGGCaaactaaacaaactaaaaagtCAAACAGATTATTTACCATGACACAGCACAATCGCATTTCTGCTGAGCTTATGGGTCAGTCTTTGCTCTATTGTAAGTTAATAATTTCacaacattttcaacatttcaCTTCAGTAGACACATATGCTGTCATACTTTAATCCCCACCacctaaaaaacaacaaaaatgtcatGTCAGGacaaacactgacatcagtgagtcattctttttttactgGCAAGAAAGTGTAGATTTTGATATGACCTGTACAGCTCTCATTCAATAAACTAATctacatttttacatgtagAAAGTTCACTTGAATAATTTAAATATGGAGGGATCGCTGAGGAGTGAATCTCTCTCTAGTAAGACACTTCACTTTGATcactttaatgtaaatattgtgTCTTAACAATATTTTTCACGCCACAGTACGGTAGTAAAATGTGGTAGTCGTACCTCAGGGATATGATAGCTGTGTCAGTTTAAGTacacaaatatgttttcattactattattattgagTACTAAGagcattaataaaataaaataaaatatgcttCACCTAGTGTACAAACAGCacaatgctacagtaaaattaaTGGTGATATCAAATGTGCCAGTCATTGTATCTTGTCAAGCATGAGGGTACAAACATAAATACTGCCTCTGAAAGACCATATACTATTTTGCTTAATTGTTCAAACATCTCTTTGGTAGCTTTTCACAAGAGAGGAGAGATGACTTGTCTTGtggtataaatgtgtttttttctatgTTGAGCACATGGTTTGTCTTTTGGAAGATACATTTATCcttactgttttattgtttcagGTTTGGCTTTGTGCACTCTTgtgttacattttacatttatgcatttgttagacgcttttatccaaagcgac
This sequence is a window from Triplophysa rosa linkage group LG4, Trosa_1v2, whole genome shotgun sequence. Protein-coding genes within it:
- the fgg gene encoding fibrinogen gamma chain, which encodes MAQFIHVAAFLLLLSTLSTAQMRGDYSPSQEQCNPNDGFGKYCPTTCGVADYLHRYKPDVDRQLDLMEQDLEEIANLTRGAQDKVVYLKDSETQAQKQSTDTYIKKSSSMLDDILRFEKSIVTQEDQIYQLQATLQANEKKMVDLKQMSLQLDQMCKEPCKDTVEIQTITGKDCQDIANKGGKVSGLYYVKPARAQEPFLVYCEIDSFGRGWTVLQRRSDGSVDFNRNWIQYKEGFGYLSPDDRTEFWLGNEKMHLLSVQSSVPYVLRIEMVDWEGNKKYADYATFKIGPEIDAYRLTYAYYFGGDAGDAFDGFDFGDDPSDKFYTSHNGMQFSSPDKDNDKFQKNCALQEGSGWWMNRCHAAHLNGKYYTGGKYTEKDSQNGHDNGIIWATWHSRWYSLKETTMKIIPINRIGAGGQQSGVKQFGDI